The nucleotide sequence ACGACGGGGATGTTCGAGCGGGCCGGGTTCGCCCGGGTGGCCGGCACGAACGCGACCAGCGGGCGGCGGCCGCGCTTCGTCATGCGCCACGACCTGGGCGAGGCCGCGGCGCGTGCGTGACCCGCGGGAGGTACTGACGCGGGCCGCTCCCCCGCCGCGGCTCACCGTCGCCTACGGCGACCTGCCCGACCAGGTGGCCGACGTGTGGTTGCCCGACGCGCCGAGCTTGCCCGACGTGCCCGGCGTGCCCGCGGGCAAGTCGGGCAACCGGGCAACGGGTGAGGGCAAGTCGGGCAAGGCCGTGCCGCTCGTCGTGGTGGTGCACGGCGGCTTCTGGCGGGCCGAGTACGACCGGCGGCACGCGCGGCCGCAGTGCGCCGGGCTGGCGGCCGCGGGGTACGCCGTCGCGGCGATCGAGTACCGGCGGGTCGGGTCGGGCGGCGGCTGGCCGGCGACGTTCGACGACGTCGCGGCGGCGCTCGACACCGTTCCGGCGCTGGTCGCGGCGGCGACGGCGGGCGGCCCGGTCCGGGTGGACCTGGAGCGCGTGGTGCACGTGGGGCACTCCGCCGGCGCCCACCTCGCCGTCTGGGCGGCGTCGCGGCACCGGCTGCCGCCCGGCGCCCCATGGGCCGGCGAGAGTTCGGTTGGCCCGCGGCCGGCGGGGGTGGTCGCGCTGGCTGGGGTGCTCGACCTCGACGCGGCAGCCGAGCTGGACCTCGACCACGGTGCCGTCCGGGCGCTCCTCGGCGGCGGCCCGGCCGAGCGGCCGGACCGGTACGCCGCCGTCGACCCGCTGCGCCTGGTGCCGGCGGGCGTCCCCGTCACGCTGCTGCACGGCGCCGACGACCGCTACGTCCCGCCCGACTTCAGCCGCCGCTACGCCGCCGCGGCCGGCGCCGGCACCACGCTGCGCGAACTGACGAGCGCGGGGCACTTCGACCTGATCGACCCCGAGTCGAGCGCCTGGCCGGCGGTGCTCGACGCCGTCGCCGAGGTGCTGAGGAGAGCATGAGCGCCACCCGCTACCTGTACCTGGCCCGCCACGCCGAGGCCACGCCCGACGAGACCGGGCTGACCGCAGCCGGCCGGCGGCAGGCCGAGCTGCTCGGGCAGCGCCTGCGCGACGACGGCCGGCCGATCGACGCCGTCTGGCATGGGCCGCTCCCCCGCGCGGCCGAGACCGCGCGCGTCGTCGCGGCGATCCTCGGGGTCGAGCCGGCGGAGAAGGCGGCGGCCGGCGACTACGTCCCGTACCGCGACGACCTGCCCGCCGCCTACCAGGCCTTCGTCGACCAGTTCCCCGGCGATGACGACGGCCCGCGGCTCGCGGAGCAGGCGATCGAGCGGTTCACCGGCCCGGCCGACGGCGACGCCGACCGGCACGACCTGGTGGTGACGCACGCGTTCACGATCGGCTGGCTGCTGCGGCACGCGCTCGACGCGCCACCGTGGCGGTGGCTGACGGTGAACCAGGGCAACGCGGCGCTGACGGTGATCCGGTACGCGCCGGACCGGCTGCCCTCGGTCCTGGTGCACAACGACACCCGCCACCTGCCCGACGAGCTGCGTTGGACGGGCTTCCCGGACGCCCTGCGGGTCTAGGCGCCGACGGCCTACGGGGCCAGCTTCACCGCGACGTCATACATGTCATGCCACTCGGGCGACTCCTGGGCGCAGCGGGCGAACAGCCAGAGCCGCAACCGCGCGGGGTCGAGGTCGAGCAGGCCGGCCATGCGGTCGGACAGCGCGCCGGGGTCGGACATCAGCCGGTCCATGTTGAACATGTGCTGCGTCGCGTCGTAGGTGCGGTCGCCGACGTACGGCTTCGGGTCGATGACGAGCCACGGCTCGCGCTGCGCCGCGACGATGTTCTCCGGGTGCAGGTCGGTGCAGAGCAGGACGTCGTCGTCGCTGGTCAGCGGCAGGTCGCGGTAGAGCCTGACGCCCTCGCGGAGCAGGCCGCGGTCGAAATCCGCCGGCGCGGCGACGACCCGCTGTTCGAACTCGCGGGCCCAGAACTCGCACATCGACGCCAGCGTCCGGAACGGGTGACCCTCCGGCGGACGGCGCCACAGCCGGCGCAGCAGCCCGGCCAGCACGACGTCCTGCTCGAGCGAGGGCAGCGACCGCGCGAGCAGCGTCCCCGGCTCGGCCCGCTCCAGCAGCAGCGCGCTGGTGTCGCCGAACGTCTCGTCGGCGTGCACCCGCACGGCGCCGTCGCCGGCCCAGAACCGCAGCCCCTCGGCCTCGTGCTCGGCCTCGGCGTGCCGGTAACCGACCTTCAGCACGACGGCGTCACCGGCGGCCGTGGTGGCCGGCGCGACCCACGAGCACTGCCCGCCTGGCTCGTACGGCTCGCCGACCGTCAGCGACCACCGCTCGACCAGGCCGGGCAGCACGGACGGCAGCGTCGCCACCCACTCCGTGAGCCCGGGCTCCCGGCCGTGGGCGGCGGACTCGGACAGTCGGGTGGACAGGCGGAAGGCGGTCACGCCGGTCATTGAAACCGACGCGACCGCCCGGCCGCACGCGAGTTTTTCCGGGCGCGAGAACCCGCTCAGGCGTCGCGCCGCGAGAACAGCCACCCCGCGATCAGCAGCAGCAGCGCCGTCTCGCCGGCGAACACCCCGAACCCGGTCCACGGCCCCAGCAGGTCGGGGTTGAAGGACTCGACGGTGGCCAGCGTCGTCCCGGCGTTGCCCGGCATCAGCTTCGTCAGCCACTCGCCGGCCGCGCCGGGGATGAGGCCGACCAGGTTGCCGACGATGAAGATCAGCGCGATGCCGACGGTGACCGCGGCGGCGGTGTGCCGCATCAGCACGCCCAGCCCCAGGCCGAACAGGCCCAGCACCGCGAGGTAGAGGCCGCCGCCGACCATCGTCCGCAGCACGTCGGAGTCGGTGAGCGAGAACCCGATGCCCTCGCGGTCGAGGAAGAAGTTGCCGGCCACGATCGCGGCGGTCGACGTGATCGTGCCGAGGATCAGCAGCACCGTCGTCAGCACGCTCGCCTTGGCGGCCAGCACCGACCATCGGCGTGGCGCCGCGGCGAGGGTCGTGCGGATCATGCCGCTGGAGTACTCGGCGGTCGCCACCAGGATGCCCAGGACGAGGGCGGCGATCTGGCCGAACATCAGGCCCCAGGTGACGAACGCGCCGACCGGCTCGCTCCCGGGGTCGTCGGCCAGCTCACCGGCGGCGGCGAAGCAGATCAGCGCCGTCAGGCCGACGCTGAGGACGAACAGCGAGGCGAGCGTCCAGACCGTGGAGCGGACGGTGCGCAGCTTCGTCCACTCGGCGTCGAGGATGCGGCCGAACGTGAGCCGGGGCCCGCCGACGTCGGCGCGGTGGGCCGGCGCCGCGGGCGGGCTGAGGGTCGAGGTCGTGGTCATGGTGGTCACACTCCGGCGGGAACGGGCTGGTCGGTGCGGGCGTGGTACTCGACGCTGTCGGCGGTGAGGCCCATGAACGCCTCCTCGAGCGAGGCGTTGACGACGCTCAGCTCGTGCAGGTAGAGGTTGCGGGACCCGGCGACGTCGCCGACCTGCTCGGGCGTCGCGCCCTCGACCTTCAGCGCGCCGTCGTCGTCGCGGCCGATGCGCCAGCCGCGCTCGCGCAGCGCCTCGGCCAAGACGCCGCCCTGCGGCGAGCGGACCCGGACGTAGGAGGCGGAGTTGCGGGCGATGAAGTCGGCCATGCCGGTGTCGGCGAGGATCTTGCCGCGCCCGATCACCAGCAGGTGGTCGGCGGTGAGCGCCATCTCCGACATCAGGTGGCTGGACACGAACACCGTCCGGCCCTCGGCGGCCAGCGACCGGATGAGGTTCCGGATCCACCGGATGCCCTCCGGGTCCAGGCCGTTGACCGGCTCGTCGAACAGCAGCACCTCGGGGTCGCCGAGCAGCGCGGCCGCGATGCCGAGCCGCTGGCCCATGCCGAGCGAGAACCCGCCGGACCGCTTGCGCGCGACGGCGTCCAGCCCGACCATGCCGATGACCTCGTCGACGCGGCGGCGCGGGATGCCGTTGGTCTTCGCCAGCCACAGCAGGTGGTTGTAGGCGGTCCGGCCGCCGTGGATCGCCTTGGCCTCCAGCAGCGCGCCGACCTCGTGCAGCGGCGCCGGCAGGTCGCGGTACGAGCGGCCGTTCACGGTGACGCGGCCGCCGGACGGGTGGTCGAGGCCCATCACCATGCGCATGGTCGTGGACTTCCCGGCGCCGTTCGGGCCGAGGAACCCGGTGACCGCGCCGGGCCGGACCGTGAAGTCGATCGCGTCGACCGCGGTCTTGTCTCCGTAACGTTTCGTCAGCCGTTCCGCTGTGATCATGGCGGCCACGCTACGGCCGTCGGCACCGATGAAACAGCAGTTCAAGGGTGGTTTCAGGGCCGACTCAGGGACATCTCGGGGTCGCCCCTGAGCCGGCCGTCGGGGACGTTCTCAGCCGCGCAGCGTCAGCGACTGCGGGAAGTCGGTGATGATCCCGTCGACGCCGAGGTCGCGCATCCGCCGCATGGCGCCGGGCTCGTCGACCGTCCACACGTTGATCTCCATGCCCAGCTCGTGGACGCGGTCGACCAGCGCCTGGTCGGTGACGGTGAACTGCGGGTTGACCTGGTCGGCCCAGGTCGACAGCTCCAGCAGCTCGGCCTCGGTGGGCCGCTCGGCGTCGAGCAGGCCGATCGGCACGTCCGGCATGGCCGCCTGGAAGGCCTGGGCATCGGCGACGACGAACGACTGCACGCCGAGGCGGCCGTCCTCCAGGGCGTCGTCGACGTCGCCGGGGATCGAGCGCAGCTCCGCGGCCAGCTGCTCGGGCAGGCCGGTGCCGGCGTAGTGCCCGCACGGGCTGATCTCGGCGAGCAGGCCGGTCGTGCGGCCGAGCTGGCGGATCACGTCCCGGAGGGTGATGATCGGCTCGCCCGCGAAGCGCTCGTCGAACCAGGAGCCGGCGTCGAGCGTGCGCAGCTCGGCCCAGGTGAAGTCGGACACCCGGTAGGACGCCCGGCCCGGGAACCGCTCCTCGACGTCGGTGGTGCGCTCCAGCGTGCAGTCGTGGAAGTTCACCAGCCGTCCGTCGCTGGTCCGCTGGACGTCGATCTCGACGACGTCCGCGCGCTGGCGGACGGCCGCCCGCACGGCCGCGGTGGTGTTCTCCGGCGCGATGCCGGACGAGCCGCGATGGGCGATGACGGCCGGCCCGTCGTCGCTCGCCGGCGAGGCGGCTGCCGGCGAGACGATCAACAACGAGGTCACGACGAGTCCGGCGATCCTGGCGATGCGCACGACGATCCTCCGATACGAGTGGGTGTGCCAGGTTGACCGAGCGACGTTACGGGGAGTCGGACCTGGGTTGACACCTCGGTGAAGACCACCGCGGCCACCCCGCGAGGGGACGGATGCTTGGATGTGCGCCATGGACAGCGACCCCGATTCGATCGGCGACGAGCGCGTGCCGGTCGCTCAGGTGCTCACCGGCCTCGAGGTGCACCCGCTCGCGCAGGGCGAGACGGCCATCGAGGCGTTCGTGCTGATCAAGGTCCTCGACGCCGACGGCCGGCCCGCGTGGTCGTACCGCACCACCAACCGGCTGAACCGCGAGGAGCTGCTCGGCGCGTTGATGGTGCAGGTCGACGTGTTGCGCAAGGAGCTGCGCGACGAGTGGGACGACT is from Jiangella alkaliphila and encodes:
- a CDS encoding alpha/beta hydrolase, producing the protein MRDPREVLTRAAPPPRLTVAYGDLPDQVADVWLPDAPSLPDVPGVPAGKSGNRATGEGKSGKAVPLVVVVHGGFWRAEYDRRHARPQCAGLAAAGYAVAAIEYRRVGSGGGWPATFDDVAAALDTVPALVAAATAGGPVRVDLERVVHVGHSAGAHLAVWAASRHRLPPGAPWAGESSVGPRPAGVVALAGVLDLDAAAELDLDHGAVRALLGGGPAERPDRYAAVDPLRLVPAGVPVTLLHGADDRYVPPDFSRRYAAAAGAGTTLRELTSAGHFDLIDPESSAWPAVLDAVAEVLRRA
- a CDS encoding histidine phosphatase family protein, with protein sequence MSATRYLYLARHAEATPDETGLTAAGRRQAELLGQRLRDDGRPIDAVWHGPLPRAAETARVVAAILGVEPAEKAAAGDYVPYRDDLPAAYQAFVDQFPGDDDGPRLAEQAIERFTGPADGDADRHDLVVTHAFTIGWLLRHALDAPPWRWLTVNQGNAALTVIRYAPDRLPSVLVHNDTRHLPDELRWTGFPDALRV
- a CDS encoding aminoglycoside phosphotransferase family protein, coding for MTAFRLSTRLSESAAHGREPGLTEWVATLPSVLPGLVERWSLTVGEPYEPGGQCSWVAPATTAAGDAVVLKVGYRHAEAEHEAEGLRFWAGDGAVRVHADETFGDTSALLLERAEPGTLLARSLPSLEQDVVLAGLLRRLWRRPPEGHPFRTLASMCEFWAREFEQRVVAAPADFDRGLLREGVRLYRDLPLTSDDDVLLCTDLHPENIVAAQREPWLVIDPKPYVGDRTYDATQHMFNMDRLMSDPGALSDRMAGLLDLDPARLRLWLFARCAQESPEWHDMYDVAVKLAP
- a CDS encoding ABC transporter permease subunit, whose translation is MTTTSTLSPPAAPAHRADVGGPRLTFGRILDAEWTKLRTVRSTVWTLASLFVLSVGLTALICFAAAGELADDPGSEPVGAFVTWGLMFGQIAALVLGILVATAEYSSGMIRTTLAAAPRRWSVLAAKASVLTTVLLILGTITSTAAIVAGNFFLDREGIGFSLTDSDVLRTMVGGGLYLAVLGLFGLGLGVLMRHTAAAVTVGIALIFIVGNLVGLIPGAAGEWLTKLMPGNAGTTLATVESFNPDLLGPWTGFGVFAGETALLLLIAGWLFSRRDA
- a CDS encoding ABC transporter ATP-binding protein, whose amino-acid sequence is MITAERLTKRYGDKTAVDAIDFTVRPGAVTGFLGPNGAGKSTTMRMVMGLDHPSGGRVTVNGRSYRDLPAPLHEVGALLEAKAIHGGRTAYNHLLWLAKTNGIPRRRVDEVIGMVGLDAVARKRSGGFSLGMGQRLGIAAALLGDPEVLLFDEPVNGLDPEGIRWIRNLIRSLAAEGRTVFVSSHLMSEMALTADHLLVIGRGKILADTGMADFIARNSASYVRVRSPQGGVLAEALRERGWRIGRDDDGALKVEGATPEQVGDVAGSRNLYLHELSVVNASLEEAFMGLTADSVEYHARTDQPVPAGV
- a CDS encoding glycerophosphodiester phosphodiesterase — its product is MRIARIAGLVVTSLLIVSPAAASPASDDGPAVIAHRGSSGIAPENTTAAVRAAVRQRADVVEIDVQRTSDGRLVNFHDCTLERTTDVEERFPGRASYRVSDFTWAELRTLDAGSWFDERFAGEPIITLRDVIRQLGRTTGLLAEISPCGHYAGTGLPEQLAAELRSIPGDVDDALEDGRLGVQSFVVADAQAFQAAMPDVPIGLLDAERPTEAELLELSTWADQVNPQFTVTDQALVDRVHELGMEINVWTVDEPGAMRRMRDLGVDGIITDFPQSLTLRG